A window of the Thalassospira indica genome harbors these coding sequences:
- a CDS encoding glucan biosynthesis protein, translated as MTTSVERRRFLKSIAAAGLILPGMSIYQHALADVDGLDLGSAQPFDFADLIARAKSMAASAYEAPIAPNPEIVGKIDYDTHGKLHYKRDHSPFSDGSGTYPLTFFHLGMYFAKPVHMYLLENGQAREVIYKPDYFDMPEDSIARQLPANSGFAGFRLHENQARDDWKTQDWAAFLGASYFRAIGDEGQYGLSARGIAVNTATSVPEEFPDFRQFFIEPAKNPEDPVTVYALLDGPSITGAYKFLLYRGEGVTMDVEKHLFLRKDIERLGIAPLTSMFWYSEQNKSFRFDWRPEVHDSDGLELWTGGGERIWRQLNNPETIRASAFGDNNPRGFGLMQRDRDVKNYLDGVRYHRRPSLWVEPQGDWNDGAVQLIEIPTDDEIHDNIAAFWVPNGPAKAGNAYQFKYRLYWQAHNPFPVKELARATATRMGRGGEPGTNRPKDEIKFSVEFEGEVLGTLAYGEFPEVVVTSSRGEIVRTKIEPIMDTRIWRAAFDLKAAGNDPVDLRMYLKRGDGPLSETWMFQHLPAVGNQQQG; from the coding sequence ATGACGACTTCTGTTGAACGCAGACGCTTTTTGAAATCCATCGCGGCAGCCGGTCTTATCCTGCCGGGAATGTCGATCTATCAGCATGCTTTGGCAGATGTCGACGGCCTTGATCTGGGTTCGGCACAGCCGTTTGATTTTGCCGATCTGATTGCACGCGCCAAATCCATGGCCGCATCGGCATATGAAGCACCCATTGCGCCAAACCCGGAAATTGTCGGCAAGATCGATTACGACACCCATGGCAAGCTGCATTACAAACGCGACCATTCGCCGTTTTCCGATGGATCAGGCACCTATCCGCTGACCTTCTTCCATCTGGGTATGTATTTCGCCAAACCGGTGCATATGTACCTTTTGGAAAACGGACAGGCACGCGAAGTGATCTATAAGCCCGATTACTTTGACATGCCTGAAGACAGCATTGCCCGCCAGTTGCCTGCCAATAGCGGCTTTGCCGGTTTCCGCCTGCATGAAAATCAGGCGCGCGATGACTGGAAAACCCAGGACTGGGCGGCGTTTCTTGGCGCATCGTACTTCCGCGCCATTGGCGATGAAGGCCAATATGGCCTGTCGGCGCGCGGCATTGCGGTCAATACGGCGACCTCGGTTCCCGAAGAATTCCCCGATTTCCGTCAATTCTTTATCGAACCGGCCAAAAACCCCGAAGACCCGGTCACGGTCTATGCCCTGCTGGATGGGCCCAGCATCACGGGGGCTTATAAATTCCTGCTTTATCGCGGCGAAGGGGTGACGATGGATGTCGAAAAACATCTGTTTTTGCGCAAAGACATCGAACGGCTTGGCATCGCACCGCTGACCAGCATGTTCTGGTATTCCGAACAGAACAAATCGTTCCGCTTTGACTGGCGCCCGGAAGTGCATGACAGCGACGGGCTGGAGCTTTGGACCGGCGGCGGCGAACGCATCTGGCGACAGCTCAATAACCCGGAAACCATCCGTGCATCGGCGTTTGGCGACAATAACCCGCGTGGCTTTGGTCTGATGCAGCGCGATCGCGATGTGAAGAACTATCTGGATGGTGTGCGTTATCACCGCCGCCCCAGCCTGTGGGTCGAACCGCAGGGGGACTGGAATGACGGTGCGGTGCAGTTGATCGAAATCCCGACCGACGATGAAATCCACGATAACATTGCCGCCTTCTGGGTCCCGAATGGCCCCGCCAAGGCGGGCAATGCGTATCAATTCAAATACCGCCTGTATTGGCAGGCCCATAACCCGTTCCCGGTCAAGGAACTGGCGCGTGCGACCGCAACCCGCATGGGCCGTGGCGGAGAGCCCGGCACCAACCGGCCCAAGGACGAAATCAAGTTTTCGGTCGAGTTCGAGGGTGAGGTTCTGGGAACCCTTGCCTACGGCGAATTCCCTGAAGTGGTTGTGACATCCTCGCGCGGGGAGATTGTCCGCACCAAGATCGAACCGATCATGGATACCCGCATCTGGCGGGCGGCCTTTGACCTTAAGGCGGCGGGCAATGATCCGGTTGACCTGCGCATGTATCTGAAACGCGGTGACGGCCCCTTAAGTGAAACCTGGATGTTCCAGCACCTGCCGGCCGTTGGCAACCAGCAACAGGGTTAA
- a CDS encoding AraC family transcriptional regulator: MDSYQKLCGLIDKYCEADGAVRTAVEPVWMFRSTGPTLKVPTIYKPCLCLIISGAKEVTLGDELYRYEPGQLLAASVDLPLVGHVTLAAEDAPYRSLSLDLDAKILGELVANMDIKMGADGESTRGLFVEKTTESLTDAVLRVVELLDRPDDVPVMLPLLMREVHYRLLCTAKGAAIAGLAIGGSNMQRISAALQLIKDNFDKPLKVEDLANRANMSPSSFHHHFKQVTAMSPLQYQKRLRLTTARQIMLAEMKDAASAAYAVGYESASQFSREYARMFGAPPIRDVMAILGQGGASQSADMAPH; this comes from the coding sequence ATGGATAGCTATCAGAAGCTGTGTGGCCTGATTGACAAATACTGCGAGGCGGACGGTGCTGTGCGCACGGCTGTTGAGCCGGTCTGGATGTTTCGGTCAACCGGTCCGACCCTCAAGGTGCCAACGATTTACAAGCCTTGCCTGTGTCTGATTATCTCAGGCGCAAAGGAAGTCACGCTGGGGGATGAGCTTTATCGCTATGAGCCCGGCCAACTGCTGGCGGCATCGGTCGATTTGCCACTTGTTGGCCATGTGACGCTGGCGGCCGAGGATGCGCCGTATCGCAGCCTGTCACTTGATCTGGATGCGAAGATCCTTGGCGAACTTGTTGCCAACATGGATATCAAGATGGGCGCAGACGGAGAAAGCACACGCGGGCTTTTTGTTGAAAAGACAACCGAAAGCCTGACTGATGCTGTCTTGCGGGTGGTTGAGCTGCTTGATCGTCCCGATGATGTGCCGGTGATGTTGCCGCTTTTGATGCGCGAAGTGCATTATCGCTTGTTATGTACCGCCAAGGGGGCGGCGATTGCGGGGCTTGCCATCGGCGGCAGCAATATGCAGCGCATCTCGGCAGCCCTTCAACTGATCAAGGATAATTTCGACAAGCCGCTTAAGGTGGAAGACTTGGCAAATCGTGCCAATATGAGCCCGTCTTCCTTCCATCACCACTTCAAACAGGTGACAGCCATGAGCCCGCTTCAGTACCAAAAGCGGCTCCGCCTGACCACGGCGCGTCAGATCATGCTGGCCGAAATGAAGGATGCGGCATCTGCGGCCTACGCGGTCGGGTATGAAAGCGCGTCACAGTTCAGCCGCGAATATGCCCGCATGTTTGGGGCACCGCCAATCCGCGATGTCATGGCGATCCTTGGGCAGGGCGGGGCCAGCCAGTCTGCCGACATGGCCCCGCATTAA
- a CDS encoding SDR family oxidoreductase, with protein sequence MSNPINHVENKTVIITGASSGIGEATARLLASRGANVVLGARRTERLDEIATEIEAAGGRAMARSVDVTNADSVEALVYNANNLYGRVDAIFNNAGVMPLAPMSALKTDEWDNMINVNIRGVLNGIAAVLPLFEQQGGGHVINTASIAAHNVYSSAAVYCGTKYAVWAISEGLRQESTNVRVTTISPGVVETELGHDISDPNSKELLTQFRQISLTPDAIARAVLYALDQPADVDINEVIVRPTASAF encoded by the coding sequence ATGTCGAACCCGATCAACCATGTCGAAAACAAAACCGTTATCATCACCGGTGCCAGCAGCGGCATTGGCGAAGCCACCGCCCGCCTTCTTGCCTCCCGCGGGGCCAATGTGGTTCTTGGCGCACGCCGTACAGAACGCCTTGATGAGATTGCCACCGAAATCGAAGCTGCTGGCGGCCGTGCCATGGCCCGTTCGGTGGATGTCACCAATGCCGATAGCGTCGAGGCACTGGTTTACAACGCAAACAACCTTTATGGCCGTGTGGATGCGATCTTCAACAATGCCGGCGTGATGCCGCTTGCCCCGATGTCGGCACTGAAAACCGACGAATGGGACAACATGATCAACGTCAATATTCGCGGTGTTCTGAACGGCATTGCAGCTGTCCTGCCGCTGTTTGAACAACAGGGTGGCGGCCATGTCATCAACACCGCGTCCATTGCGGCACATAACGTATATTCAAGTGCTGCTGTCTATTGCGGAACCAAATACGCGGTCTGGGCGATTTCCGAAGGCCTGCGTCAGGAAAGTACCAATGTCCGTGTCACCACCATTTCGCCGGGCGTGGTCGAGACCGAACTGGGTCACGATATTTCCGATCCGAACAGCAAGGAGCTTCTGACCCAGTTCCGTCAGATATCCCTGACCCCGGATGCGATTGCGCGGGCTGTGCTTTATGCCCTTGATCAGCCCGCAGATGTCGACATCAACGAAGTTATTGTCCGCCCGACGGCATCGGCATTTTGA
- a CDS encoding Atu4866 domain-containing protein, giving the protein MNKSAEIAPHPYVGMWVTKDGHIRQKLRADGRYDEARGERKSAYQGDYQVSGNYITYQDDTGFTADGYFENDVLYHGGMVMFRETAKD; this is encoded by the coding sequence ATGAACAAAAGCGCTGAAATCGCCCCGCACCCGTATGTCGGCATGTGGGTGACCAAGGATGGTCATATCCGCCAGAAACTGCGTGCCGACGGCCGCTATGACGAGGCCCGTGGCGAACGGAAGTCAGCCTATCAGGGCGACTATCAGGTTTCAGGCAACTACATCACCTATCAGGATGACACCGGTTTTACCGCCGATGGCTATTTCGAAAATGATGTCCTGTATCACGGTGGCATGGTGATGTTTCGTGAAACAGCCAAAGACTAA
- a CDS encoding AbiV family abortive infection protein, whose translation MVTKGKPEEFRGTLSPSTAAEGINAAFRNARRLLDDAKLLFSEMRYPTASSIAALAIEEAGKSSIIRSIVLAGDAPEVSKEWKRYRDHRSKNGAWILPSLAKDGGRYLKDFSSVVDRNGEHTVLLNSVKQLGLYTDCYGNSHWSEPEKVIDRELAGQLIHTAELLCIKRDVTVREIELWIEYIQPVNGTSKMAQGLIQWAEKMHEEGLSETTPEDFMQFVLGEWSS comes from the coding sequence ATGGTGACGAAGGGAAAGCCTGAGGAATTCAGGGGCACACTTAGTCCATCGACTGCTGCGGAGGGCATAAATGCCGCCTTCAGAAATGCGCGTCGTTTGTTGGACGACGCCAAGTTGCTATTCAGCGAAATGAGATATCCAACAGCTTCCTCTATTGCGGCTTTGGCAATAGAGGAAGCCGGAAAATCCTCTATCATTCGGAGCATAGTACTTGCGGGTGACGCCCCTGAAGTTTCCAAGGAATGGAAGCGCTATCGAGATCATCGATCAAAAAACGGTGCTTGGATACTTCCAAGTCTTGCAAAGGATGGAGGTAGATACCTTAAAGATTTTTCTTCAGTGGTCGACAGAAACGGCGAGCACACAGTTTTGCTCAATAGCGTTAAACAATTGGGTTTATACACTGACTGCTACGGCAATTCTCACTGGTCGGAGCCTGAAAAGGTTATAGATCGTGAATTGGCAGGGCAATTAATCCACACTGCGGAGTTGTTGTGTATTAAGCGCGATGTCACTGTTAGAGAAATTGAATTATGGATAGAGTATATTCAGCCCGTGAACGGAACTTCCAAAATGGCTCAAGGTCTCATTCAATGGGCCGAAAAGATGCATGAGGAAGGCCTCTCTGAGACAACACCAGAAGATTTCATGCAATTTGTTCTTGGCGAGTGGTCTAGTTAG
- a CDS encoding nucleoside deaminase, which yields MSADSYMDMALEEARAAARRGEVPVGAVLVDADSGEVLARAGNLTEEMNDPTAHAEILVIRAAAGAKGEPRLPNCDLYVTLEPCPMCATAISFARLRRVYFGAYDPKGGGVDHGPRVFESTSCHHRPEVYGGIGEVEAAKLLRDFFGSLR from the coding sequence ATGAGTGCAGACAGCTATATGGATATGGCACTTGAAGAAGCCCGCGCTGCCGCGCGTCGGGGCGAAGTGCCCGTCGGTGCCGTTCTGGTCGATGCTGATAGCGGCGAGGTTTTGGCACGTGCCGGAAACCTGACCGAGGAAATGAACGATCCAACGGCACACGCCGAAATCCTCGTCATCCGGGCCGCTGCCGGGGCCAAGGGCGAACCAAGACTTCCCAATTGCGATCTGTATGTCACGCTTGAACCTTGCCCGATGTGCGCAACCGCCATTTCATTTGCCCGTCTGCGGCGGGTTTATTTCGGGGCCTATGACCCCAAGGGTGGTGGCGTTGATCACGGCCCGCGCGTGTTTGAAAGCACAAGCTGCCATCACCGCCCGGAAGTCTATGGCGGCATTGGCGAGGTAGAGGCGGCCAAGCTTTTGAGGGATTTCTTTGGATCTCTGAGGTGA
- a CDS encoding gamma-glutamyl-gamma-aminobutyrate hydrolase family protein: MTTRKPIIGITLDSEEPGGYSKFPWYALRENYAGAVTEAGGIPMPLPHEVELVPDLLDLIDGLVVTGGAFDVDPSLFGATEKHDTVVTKDRRTKFEWAMAEGALKRDMPVLGICGGQQLLNVILGGSLIQHIPDAVENCLPHEQPNPRNEPGHDVTVEPDTLLAKIVGDVKSLSVNSAHHQAVAGVGPDVIINSYAPDGVIEGIEHPKYRYCLGVQWHPEFHISSGDAKIFDALISEARK; this comes from the coding sequence ATGACCACGCGCAAGCCGATCATTGGTATCACACTCGATTCCGAAGAACCGGGGGGCTATTCCAAATTCCCTTGGTATGCGCTGCGTGAAAACTATGCCGGTGCGGTAACCGAGGCGGGCGGCATTCCAATGCCTTTGCCCCACGAGGTGGAACTGGTTCCCGATCTGCTGGATCTTATTGACGGACTGGTCGTGACCGGTGGCGCGTTTGACGTGGATCCGAGCCTGTTTGGTGCGACGGAAAAACACGACACGGTTGTCACCAAGGACCGACGCACCAAATTTGAATGGGCGATGGCCGAAGGCGCGCTTAAGCGCGACATGCCGGTTCTGGGCATTTGCGGTGGTCAGCAGCTTTTGAACGTTATTCTGGGCGGGTCGTTGATCCAGCATATCCCGGATGCGGTTGAAAACTGCCTGCCCCACGAACAGCCGAACCCGCGCAACGAGCCCGGCCATGATGTCACCGTCGAGCCCGATACGCTTCTGGCCAAGATCGTTGGCGATGTGAAAAGTCTTTCGGTCAATTCCGCCCACCACCAGGCGGTGGCGGGTGTTGGCCCGGATGTGATCATCAATTCCTATGCCCCTGATGGCGTGATCGAGGGGATTGAGCATCCGAAATATCGTTATTGTCTCGGGGTCCAGTGGCATCCCGAATTCCATATCAGTTCGGGCGATGCGAAGATTTTCGACGCCCTGATTTCCGAGGCCCGCAAATGA